The sequence CCATATTTTGATTTTTTAATATCCCAGAAATTGAGGAATTTAATCGTTTGACTTCTTCTTCGGTCTGCAGTAAATCACGAGTTAGACCACTTTCAAAAAAATTATCAATTTTAGAAAAAATTCCTAAGGGTTTATCAGGACTGACTAACAATGAGTATTGCGCTTCATTTTTTAAGATTATTTTTTCATCTATTGACTCGCCTATTATCGTTAATCTTTCTGTTTTAGGAACATAAAGCACTTCAAATCCCCTATAATCGGCAATTTTAATCAATGTTGTTTCTTTATCTACCCGGCTCTGTAATGAATGATTTTGAATTTGACGAGCTAAAAATTCAGCGACATCTGTTTTTTTATCAGTATCATTAAAGTGTCGAGTGGTTTCTTTATAATAAATATCAATACTAAATGGAGTCTCTTTTGTTTCTTCAAGGGCTTTTAAGTCATTCTTGACTGCAGTTATTCGCTGCTCAAAACGTGGTAATTGTTCTTGTGCTGTTTTAACACGCTTTAAGTCAGTAATTTTACTATCAAAGAAACGAGTTCTTGAACGTTCTAATTCTTGGAATTTTTGTTCAAGTTGCATGTACTCTTGTTTAAGTGGATTCCCTTCCGCAATCGTTTTGTATTTCCCCATGTTAATCTGAGTGTCTCCGATTTCTTCCATCTCACGAACGTCAGATTGACCACTCATGATTTGATTGATCACTTTGGCTTTGTTTTCCTGAGTTTGCCATAAGAAAGCATCCATAGAGCCTTTAGTGATATAGTAATGAACGGATACATTAGGGTTTTCATTTCCTTGTCGAATTAATCTTCCGTTACGCTGCGTAATATCTGAGGGACGCCAAGGAACATCAAGATGATGAACTGCAATCATTTTATCTTGTACGTTAAGCCCAGTCCCTGCTTTGCTCGTACTTCCAATTAAAACACGTATTTTACCAACACGCATATCACGCATCATTGCTTCTTTATTTTTTTCAGTTGCCTCATGAATGAATCGTACTTCTGATTCTGGAACGCCTTTAGCAACAAGCATTCGTTTTATTTCATCATAAGCTGAAAACATATTGATACTGTCATCGCTATTTTTAGGTTGACTATTACGATATTTGACAGGAACGGAAAGGTCAGAAAATATCATTTGAGTAGATTTTTTATCATCATTTTCGGTATAAATTCTAAAAACTTCATCAACTACCTGGGTTAACTTATCAGAATCAAAAGCGCTATAGCGTTTATCGTCGAGCGCCCGCATATCAAGCGTTAATTTACGGTTTTCTCCAACAATTTTAAGCATGTTGTCCTCTTTTGGTTCAACTACACCTGCCTCAATGGCTTTAGCTCTGTTTATTAAATACTCGATATAACGTGCCTGCTCTCCAGTCACATTAGTTTCATGTGCTACCATTTCTGCGTGAGGAACAGGTAAATCAAGCATTTCTTGAGTTTGTATATCCCATGTTTCACGGAACATATTCATCAATTCAGGGACGTTCCCAAACTTCGTGAATCTTCGATTGACTTTAAATGTGCCAGAGGCAGTCAATTCAAAGTTATTTTCAATGATTCCAAAGCTTGATACCCAGCTATCAAAGTTGGCAACCCCATACTTTTCAAGGACATCAGGCTCAGTATATTTCATCATCGTATAAAGTTCTACAACAGAGTTTGACATCGGTGTTCCCGTAGAAAAAACAACACGTCGATTATCATAAAGGTTATGCATATATTCAATCTTCATCATTAAGTCCATAGACTTCTCAGCACGTGTATCAGATATTCCTTTTACATTTTCCAGCTGTGTGTAAGGTGCTAGGTTTTTATAACCATGCGCTTCATCGACATAAAGCATATCAATACCTAATTCTTCAAATGTAATAAAAGAATCTGTATCTGTTTTTTGAAGTTTTTCTAAGCGAGTTTTGAGAGCTTCGATCGTTTTCTCAGCTTTTTTAACTGTATATGAACCTTCATCCGCTTGTTCAATCATTGAGCGAGCTTCATAAAGCTGTTCCTTGATATAGTTTTCCTGATAGGCTTTACTCATTCCAATCTTACCGAATTGTGAATCCGCAATAATAATCGCATGATATTTTCCTGTTGCAATACGACTAACAAATCTTTTGCGTCCTGCTTTAGTGAAGTCTTCTGGCTGAGCGACAAGTACTTTACTTTCAGGAAAATATTTATAAATCTCACGTGCAAATTGATTAATTAAAGGCTTAGGAATTACAAAGAGTGCATTATGTACCATCCCAAGCTCTTGAAGTTTCATATTTGAGGCAAGCATGGTCAAGGTTTTACCTGAACCTACTTCATGTGCATAACCTGCTCGTAACTCTTGAACAGTACGCATTATTGCATTATTTTGATGTGGTCGAGGTTGAAACTGTTTTGCCAATCCATTAATCGTAAGTCCACTTCCATCATAGGTTTTGACCACGTAACGATTGAATTGCTCATTATAAATATCTACAATCGTTTCTTGGGCTTCTAAATTTTGTTCAACCCATTGTTTAAAGCGTTCAATCAAGGCTTCGCTTTTCTCCTCAAGAACAGCAGTTGCTACCTGATCTAAAATTCTTTTTCTGCCAGAAGGGTCCTCTGGGTCAGGCATATAAATTTTACCAGGCTTTTGATTAAGCAGAACATTGGCGAGTTTTTGTCCATCAAATCCTTTGTGACCATAGGTATTCGTAATCGCAAACCTATGAAGGGAGGCAAAATTGACATCATAACTATCTGAGGCATTATCATAGACTACAGATACTTTGGTTTCCATGACTTCACTTAAAAAGTCTTGATAAAGTGAGGTTGGAATAAAACGAGAACCAAATTTGTAAGTGATGTCAGATAAAGGTAAATCTTTAGGGACCACTTCTTCAAGTGCATCAATATTCTCAAACCAGTTTCTTTCTTCAACTTGAAAGGCTTGATTATTTCTTGCTTCGAGCAACTTCGTTTTAACATCTCCAGAGAGATAATCTTCTTTGGTTTGATAGATTCCATCGCCAATATAAAAAAGCCTGTCTCCAAGCTCATCAATGATTTCTTCTTTAGTATGGCCATAAATAGATTCCATATATTCAAAATCGAGTTTTCCTCGATGATTGAGGGAAGCTAAGAGCGCATCTGAGGCATTATTAACGACAAGGCTTGTAGGTTGAGGTTGAATTGTTGGCTCATAAAAGACCGTTCCTTTCACTATTTTAGGCTCTTTTGTGAGTTCATCTTCAGTTTCCTCTTCAATTGAGGCTAAAAACTCATAATAATCATCTGTCCTCATTAACAAGCTATTTGCCTGATTTGAAATAGGACCAAATTTATCAACGAATTTATCATATTGAGCATTCAATCTCAATCGTAAATTTTCATATTCGCCTTGGTCATAATCAGGAAGATGTTGAATATTGAGGAGTTCTTGCAAAGTATGTCTCATCTCAATCATTTGGCGCATGGCTTGAACATCTTTGGTCGAGTAATCAACTTTATAGCGGTATTGTGTACTTATAACCTCTTCAATAATTAAACGGTTTTGAAGGTCTCCTTTAACGTATTGGTAACGTTTATCTGAATCAGTAATCTCATGCTCTCCATTGGCTAATCGGTCAAGGATTTCACGAGGAATTTCTGGTAGAGGAACGCCATTAAGTGACTCAGTAACTATAAAATTATTCCAGGTATCTAAGTAGCCTTTAGTGTTAAAAACCTCTTTAAATTTAGGAGTGGTTTCAAAAATCTTTGATTTGTTATTCTCATATCGAGAAAGCTGATTTTTTCTGGTTTCGTTCCTGTTCAACGTCACGCTAGAAGATTTTTGATGAGGGGTAACGCTCTTACCATCAAAATAATAAGGCTTGTTTTTATAAATAAAGAGCGTATAAGGTTCAGCTTGTGCAATGATTTCTTGGGGCACATCTGATTCAATTTGAAGTGCTTCTTCAAAAACGCTTGCCTCATGTTCGCCATAATAAGCTGCCTCTGCTTGCTGAGAAAAGGCTTCAGAAATCTTATCATAAAGCTGTTCTTGCTCAAAATCACGAACAACTGAAAGCATTCCTCGATTAAAGGTCTCTATTTTGATTTGACCTAACAAATATTGAGGGTTTTCCATAAAATAGTGATTGACATTGATTTGATTGTCCTTACCGTCTTTTTGAAGCTCTGTTTTTATCCAGTTGGGGTGAGGGTCTGGAGTGCTTGTCTTTTGAAAAATTAAAAGGTCAGAACTAACATCTGTCCCTGCAATCGACTTAAATGTTCCATTAGGCAGTCGAACTGCAGAAACTAGATTTGCAGTTTTTGAGAGTTCTTCACGAAAACGACTGTCTTTCTTATCCATTGTTCCTGTAGAGGTAATAATGGCAACTAAGCCCCCCTCATGGACTAAATCAAGCGATTTCTTAATGAAATAATCGTGAATCGGATAAACCTTATCATATTGCTCGTCGGCTAAACGAATGACTTCACTAAAAGGGACATTGGTAATAACTAAATCTAGCCCATCATTAGCAAAGTTCGTCGATTCAAAGCCTTTAATTTGAATGTCTGATTTTTGGTGCAATTGTTGAGCAATTTCGCCAGTAATATTGTCAATTTCTACTCCATAGAGGCTAGAATTTTCTTTCATTTCTCCTGGCATCGCAGCAAAAAAGTTTCCTGTTCCCATTGAGGGGTCTAGAATTCTACCGCCTTCAAAGCCAAGCGTTTGAAGTTGAGCGTAAATTGTTTGAATTACTTTAGGGTCAGTATAAAATGCAGTCAGACTTGATTTACGCATTTCTGCGTACTCATCTTTTGAAACTAAGGCTTTAAGTTCATTGCGTTGGTTTTCAAATCTAGGGTTACTTTCATCAAATATCGTATCAGCTAAACCACCCCAACCGACGTATTTTCCTAAGATTTGTTGTTGCTCAGGTGTAGCCAGTTGCCCCTTTAATTCTTTGGTTAATTTTATAGCAGCAAGGTTGGCATTTACCTTTTCAGTAGGCGTCTTAGGGTAGAACTCATTTGAATTTTTAGGAAACTCGAAATCTATTAATGGTTTATCGCTTAATTGTGGGTCCACTTCTAATTGAGGTTTAGCTTCATAAGGGATTTCCATTACTTCACTTAATCTCTGACGCAGTATATCCCGTTGTTCTACAGTCCATTTATCAAGGAATGTCTCATCAGGAATAAACTGACCAGATTGTAAATCAAGATTCACAAGCCCTTTTCTACTTTCCTCTATCATTTGATCGAGTTTTAAGCGTTGTAGCCCGCCTGACCAATCGAACAATATTTGAGGTTTGCGTTGTTCAATTTCGTTAAGCATTTCAGATAAAATCTCACCAGCTTGATAAAGTTGGCTATCCGTGGGTATTTTTTCGTGGGGGAAAGTTGTTTCTGCTTCCTCAAAACTAGAAGTATCTTCCGCCCTCTGAGGAGTTTGAGTAGAAGCAGTCTGGTTTTCTTCTGTGAATGCCACATCTTCAATATCATCAAACAGAGAGATTTCTTTCACTTCTTTTAAATTATTTCTTCGAATCTCCTCTTGTCTCAGTTCTGCCCAACGATTAAATGAACCACGAGAGTATCCATTTCCCTCATTACCAATCATTTTTCCATAGCTATCAATGATTTGTTCTTGAAGTTCTTCATCAGATAACTGGGTAATCTCATTGATTGTATTTTCAGGGTTATTTTCTAAGTCTGTCTCAATGGAGTCTGGGGAATCAAAAAGGTCAATTTCCCCATTTTCAGCTGCAGCTTCTTGTAAATCTTTTTCTTCAATGATTTGTGGCCAACGTAATTCAGCAAAGTTGACTATAGCCTCATCAAGTAACCATTCTTGATAATCATTAATTTTATTGCCGGTTAAATATAAACTATCCTGGACAAATTGTGAGACTCTCTCAGCAATATTGCTCCACGAAAGGGTCAACTCAATCGGTTCTTTTATTTTCAAACCTTTGCTATCATAATCATAAGATAGTTCTTTGCTGCTATATCCGCCAGTTCCGTATTCTTTAGCAAGAAATGCGGAGGCATATTTTTCAAAGCCTGATTCTTGTGGAAGACGTTGTTCAAAATAGTGCTGGATGCGAAAACTACCTTCTGCAATATTGGAACTTCTTAATAATACTTTTTCGATTACTTCTTCTTGGTCATAAGCTATTTCAGAGGGCTCTAGCTCAAATTTTGTAAATAATTCGTCTTTTTCAGCCTCTTTTTGAACTTCAAAATTTATAGTTTCGAGAGCTTGGTCAAAAGTCTTAAAAATACGTGACCGAATTGGCGTACTCATAGGGTCAGTAGAATAAGCCTCAACATCTGTGGACGCCCAGAAAACAACTTTTGAATCATCATTTGTGCCTTGTTCACG is a genomic window of Lactococcus sp. S-13 containing:
- a CDS encoding helicase-related protein, whose translation is MNRDEVVKAQQQFIAEFTKLSKEEQLDFLRFNRYHHLRPINEVISIYIQNPEACILGSFDFWKDLTNESSVQFGQKASVRLWDSNGRVQEVLFDLAQTTLINPFEIKSTLLSNRVLVNSLADISGHDYLLGNRDEDEFLDSSTMFIKDYIEKTVPNLSGYSDRQRSVALSIAQYNIFEEFGAYLDTGVGHEDFSNHILESFKQLNAEDNLLRTFSLANSFSRQLTKLINERYEQVSSLTDDLMLNQATLNESIDEITADVDFNVINDDIDKKETVALENISEIEQDSSNDFPSFNPEQIWAMKEIIPTFYPDFPSETTDEELVALVEQMRDTLASDNNLRDSAKVNTYRAFESSFNDSIGAYLLEHHSDNKALFNFLLNHQPIDFPRVIGKQIYEYLQDTVTLKTEEVSKSDTMLEEKDTQTERLESFQEIVKNIEEYNQIVERGYTQLYDSYMHFQDLKLKGQNVSGAYDTFDFKTTQGAVQLGYNYIGREQGTNDDSKVVFWASTDVEAYSTDPMSTPIRSRIFKTFDQALETINFEVQKEAEKDELFTKFELEPSEIAYDQEEVIEKVLLRSSNIAEGSFRIQHYFEQRLPQESGFEKYASAFLAKEYGTGGYSSKELSYDYDSKGLKIKEPIELTLSWSNIAERVSQFVQDSLYLTGNKINDYQEWLLDEAIVNFAELRWPQIIEEKDLQEAAAENGEIDLFDSPDSIETDLENNPENTINEITQLSDEELQEQIIDSYGKMIGNEGNGYSRGSFNRWAELRQEEIRRNNLKEVKEISLFDDIEDVAFTEENQTASTQTPQRAEDTSSFEEAETTFPHEKIPTDSQLYQAGEILSEMLNEIEQRKPQILFDWSGGLQRLKLDQMIEESRKGLVNLDLQSGQFIPDETFLDKWTVEQRDILRQRLSEVMEIPYEAKPQLEVDPQLSDKPLIDFEFPKNSNEFYPKTPTEKVNANLAAIKLTKELKGQLATPEQQQILGKYVGWGGLADTIFDESNPRFENQRNELKALVSKDEYAEMRKSSLTAFYTDPKVIQTIYAQLQTLGFEGGRILDPSMGTGNFFAAMPGEMKENSSLYGVEIDNITGEIAQQLHQKSDIQIKGFESTNFANDGLDLVITNVPFSEVIRLADEQYDKVYPIHDYFIKKSLDLVHEGGLVAIITSTGTMDKKDSRFREELSKTANLVSAVRLPNGTFKSIAGTDVSSDLLIFQKTSTPDPHPNWIKTELQKDGKDNQINVNHYFMENPQYLLGQIKIETFNRGMLSVVRDFEQEQLYDKISEAFSQQAEAAYYGEHEASVFEEALQIESDVPQEIIAQAEPYTLFIYKNKPYYFDGKSVTPHQKSSSVTLNRNETRKNQLSRYENNKSKIFETTPKFKEVFNTKGYLDTWNNFIVTESLNGVPLPEIPREILDRLANGEHEITDSDKRYQYVKGDLQNRLIIEEVISTQYRYKVDYSTKDVQAMRQMIEMRHTLQELLNIQHLPDYDQGEYENLRLRLNAQYDKFVDKFGPISNQANSLLMRTDDYYEFLASIEEETEDELTKEPKIVKGTVFYEPTIQPQPTSLVVNNASDALLASLNHRGKLDFEYMESIYGHTKEEIIDELGDRLFYIGDGIYQTKEDYLSGDVKTKLLEARNNQAFQVEERNWFENIDALEEVVPKDLPLSDITYKFGSRFIPTSLYQDFLSEVMETKVSVVYDNASDSYDVNFASLHRFAITNTYGHKGFDGQKLANVLLNQKPGKIYMPDPEDPSGRKRILDQVATAVLEEKSEALIERFKQWVEQNLEAQETIVDIYNEQFNRYVVKTYDGSGLTINGLAKQFQPRPHQNNAIMRTVQELRAGYAHEVGSGKTLTMLASNMKLQELGMVHNALFVIPKPLINQFAREIYKYFPESKVLVAQPEDFTKAGRKRFVSRIATGKYHAIIIADSQFGKIGMSKAYQENYIKEQLYEARSMIEQADEGSYTVKKAEKTIEALKTRLEKLQKTDTDSFITFEELGIDMLYVDEAHGYKNLAPYTQLENVKGISDTRAEKSMDLMMKIEYMHNLYDNRRVVFSTGTPMSNSVVELYTMMKYTEPDVLEKYGVANFDSWVSSFGIIENNFELTASGTFKVNRRFTKFGNVPELMNMFRETWDIQTQEMLDLPVPHAEMVAHETNVTGEQARYIEYLINRAKAIEAGVVEPKEDNMLKIVGENRKLTLDMRALDDKRYSAFDSDKLTQVVDEVFRIYTENDDKKSTQMIFSDLSVPVKYRNSQPKNSDDSINMFSAYDEIKRMLVAKGVPESEVRFIHEATEKNKEAMMRDMRVGKIRVLIGSTSKAGTGLNVQDKMIAVHHLDVPWRPSDITQRNGRLIRQGNENPNVSVHYYITKGSMDAFLWQTQENKAKVINQIMSGQSDVREMEEIGDTQINMGKYKTIAEGNPLKQEYMQLEQKFQELERSRTRFFDSKITDLKRVKTAQEQLPRFEQRITAVKNDLKALEETKETPFSIDIYYKETTRHFNDTDKKTDVAEFLARQIQNHSLQSRVDKETTLIKIADYRGFEVLYVPKTERLTIIGESIDEKIILKNEAQYSLLVSPDKPLGIFSKIDNFFESGLTRDLLQTEEEVKRLNSSISGILKNQNMEFPKEEEYQHSKERLNDLRSELNPNQNVQEQEQEKTQELTR